One Streptomyces sp. ML-6 genomic region harbors:
- a CDS encoding serine/threonine protein kinase, whose amino-acid sequence MSGVVIYLPQPSGAVGGAPCGDPVTLRLGPGETARFGRGSATIPVELRLDDEAISRLAGEIRVTDDHWQLSNHSTTQSYLVENPEGAGEYLRVPPRRAGAPIPFEFSRVVLPTRRDTTVAFQVFAPDHVYLDPDGPAGPGDGRTVMAYSLDETALYFLVLVALCEPRLRDESPVAVPTTPQIVERLRGHVACGRLRARAVSSHIDYLAEEKMRISTPAGNGPGGARRNGKREALVGIALRFGLVREEHLALLPPRAATRARER is encoded by the coding sequence CTGAGCGGGGTAGTGATCTATCTGCCGCAGCCGAGCGGTGCCGTCGGGGGAGCACCGTGCGGCGACCCGGTGACGTTGCGGCTCGGCCCGGGGGAAACGGCGCGCTTCGGGCGGGGCTCCGCGACGATCCCGGTCGAACTGCGCCTGGACGACGAGGCCATCTCCCGGCTGGCCGGCGAGATCCGGGTGACGGACGACCACTGGCAGCTCAGCAACCACAGCACGACCCAGAGCTACCTGGTGGAGAACCCGGAGGGAGCCGGGGAGTACCTGCGGGTCCCGCCCCGGCGGGCCGGTGCCCCGATCCCCTTCGAGTTCTCCCGGGTCGTGCTGCCCACCCGCCGCGACACCACCGTCGCCTTCCAGGTGTTCGCCCCCGACCACGTCTACCTGGACCCCGACGGCCCGGCGGGGCCGGGGGACGGCCGCACCGTCATGGCGTACTCGCTGGACGAGACGGCCCTCTACTTCCTGGTCCTGGTCGCGCTCTGCGAGCCGCGGCTGCGCGACGAGTCGCCGGTCGCGGTCCCGACCACCCCGCAGATCGTCGAACGGCTCCGGGGGCACGTCGCGTGCGGCCGGTTGCGGGCCCGGGCGGTCAGCTCGCACATCGACTACCTCGCCGAGGAGAAGATGCGGATCAGCACCCCGGCCGGGAACGGACCGGGAGGGGCGCGCCGCAACGGGAAACGGGAGGCGCTCGTCGGGATCGCGCTGCGGTTCGGACTCGTACGGGAGGAACATCTGGCGCTGCTCCCGCCCCGGGCCGCCACCCGCGCCCGCGAACGGTAG
- a CDS encoding DUF397 domain-containing protein — MTDAPDASGIPTDLTWVRAAPEDAEGPGPWIEIAFGPDELVYLRETGDPINIVTTTRTKWEAFTKGVVAGEFDHFAEPLDGEGARS, encoded by the coding sequence ATGACTGACGCCCCCGACGCATCCGGCATCCCCACCGACCTCACCTGGGTCCGGGCCGCACCCGAGGACGCGGAGGGGCCCGGGCCCTGGATCGAGATCGCCTTCGGGCCGGACGAACTCGTTTACCTCCGCGAGACCGGTGACCCCATCAACATCGTCACGACCACCCGGACCAAGTGGGAGGCGTTCACCAAGGGCGTCGTGGCCGGCGAGTTCGACCACTTCGCCGAACCCCTCGACGGGGAGGGGGCGAGGAGCTGA
- a CDS encoding DUF397 domain-containing protein, which translates to MTDAPDLTQGRAAPAWQKSSYCAQGEACIPVAVPTPGTIGLTESADPTRTVLRTTPTAWAALVRTIKEDRSHD; encoded by the coding sequence ATGACTGACGCCCCCGACCTCACCCAGGGCCGGGCCGCGCCCGCCTGGCAGAAGTCGTCCTACTGCGCGCAGGGCGAAGCATGCATACCCGTGGCCGTCCCCACCCCCGGCACGATCGGCCTCACCGAATCCGCCGACCCCACCAGGACGGTCCTCCGCACCACACCCACCGCCTGGGCCGCCCTCGTCCGCACCATCAAGGAGGACCGCTCCCATGACTGA
- a CDS encoding DUF397 domain-containing protein: MPSPTWQKSSYCAQGNSCIHVAAPTPGTIGLTESADPTGAVLRTTPTAWAALLHAIKKGLPHD; the protein is encoded by the coding sequence ATGCCCTCTCCCACCTGGCAGAAGTCGTCCTACTGCGCACAGGGCAACTCCTGCATACACGTGGCCGCCCCCACTCCCGGCACGATCGGCCTCACCGAATCCGCCGATCCCACCGGGGCAGTACTCCGCACCACACCCACCGCCTGGGCCGCCCTCCTACACGCCATCAAGAAGGGCCTTCCCCATGACTGA
- a CDS encoding helix-turn-helix transcriptional regulator, with product MRSNPTGRQLRFGSELRKLRERAGFTATQAGQLLGIKQNQISNMEAGRVGVSPERVRALAFHYNCSDKDIVAALGNMTGDRTRGWWEEYRKILPAPLLDLAEIEHHAHRLRTAVTVHIPGLLQTAEYAREVFRQDVPELSPPDIEHRISFRIKRQAVLFGESPTPHQAVIHEAALRMRFGGPKVTRNQLQHLLDTGERDHITLRVIPFSAGTFAGSGQSIYYFLGPVPQLDTVNLDQSHGPVFLDAEDQLEKYRVLLSRMEAAALDHDASRDFIHHIIRDL from the coding sequence GTGAGAAGCAACCCGACAGGTCGCCAACTCCGTTTTGGCTCTGAACTGCGCAAACTCCGCGAGCGCGCAGGCTTCACCGCCACCCAGGCCGGTCAACTTCTGGGCATCAAGCAGAACCAGATCAGCAACATGGAGGCGGGACGCGTCGGCGTGAGCCCTGAGCGCGTGCGCGCTCTGGCCTTCCACTACAACTGTTCCGACAAGGACATCGTCGCCGCGCTCGGGAACATGACCGGCGACCGCACACGCGGATGGTGGGAGGAGTACCGGAAGATCCTGCCCGCGCCGCTCCTCGACCTGGCGGAGATCGAGCACCACGCCCACCGGCTGCGTACGGCCGTGACCGTGCACATCCCCGGTCTCCTCCAGACTGCGGAGTACGCGCGCGAGGTCTTCCGTCAGGACGTGCCGGAGCTGTCGCCTCCCGACATCGAGCACCGCATCTCGTTCCGCATCAAACGGCAGGCCGTCCTGTTCGGGGAATCACCGACACCGCATCAGGCCGTCATCCACGAGGCCGCGCTCCGCATGCGGTTCGGCGGCCCGAAGGTGACCCGCAATCAGCTTCAGCACCTCCTCGACACGGGAGAACGGGATCACATCACCCTTCGGGTGATCCCCTTCTCCGCAGGGACCTTCGCCGGGTCCGGCCAGTCGATCTACTACTTCCTGGGCCCGGTGCCGCAGCTCGACACCGTCAACCTGGACCAGTCCCACGGTCCCGTCTTCCTCGACGCCGAGGACCAGTTGGAGAAGTACCGCGTGCTGCTCAGCCGTATGGAGGCGGCCGCTCTGGACCACGACGCTTCCAGGGACTTCATCCACCACATCATCCGCGACCTGTGA
- a CDS encoding ATP-binding protein — MASATVSPPWTYTLQLPQDPRAPGVARATLRNVLRVHGMRELTETAELLASELVTNAYLYSSGPYSLRLRDAGRRRVRLSVWDTDPHIPAPFQRSTPTPDELAERGRGLYLVTLYAERWGAHLMQTGLPGQGGKLLWVECVAKGWEG; from the coding sequence ATGGCCAGTGCCACGGTATCCCCGCCCTGGACCTACACACTCCAACTCCCGCAGGATCCCCGCGCCCCCGGCGTCGCCCGTGCCACCCTGCGCAACGTCCTGCGCGTGCACGGCATGCGCGAACTGACCGAGACCGCCGAGCTGCTGGCGAGCGAGCTGGTCACCAACGCCTACCTGTACTCCTCGGGCCCGTACTCCCTGCGCCTGCGCGACGCCGGACGCAGGCGGGTCCGGCTCAGCGTCTGGGACACCGATCCGCACATCCCCGCCCCCTTCCAGCGAAGTACCCCGACCCCGGACGAACTCGCCGAGCGTGGACGGGGGTTGTATCTCGTCACCCTCTACGCGGAACGCTGGGGTGCCCACCTCATGCAGACCGGGCTGCCCGGGCAGGGCGGAAAACTGCTCTGGGTCGAATGCGTGGCGAAGGGGTGGGAGGGGTGA
- a CDS encoding DUF4232 domain-containing protein, with the protein MRTLRTRKHTAALGAVTAVLALALTACGGDDTGTKSAGPASTGASTTASSGSEGTSKTDGASKGTDSEGTSKTDGTVQHTGTSKKTGTSGNSAASAGGNTSDSYAYKHPCRSSDLSVRVYPREGSATQHVIEINNTGANSCGLSYFPQVSLGAANASDHSGDIRPAVPGGLGGAPAYPVKPKTAAIAVIDLNPAGKGGVTWVNEMNVLPDGDHMANADTQNFDLGPDVKVDSPKLGLYRSTVAEAVSSMQSAG; encoded by the coding sequence ATGCGCACGCTCCGCACCCGCAAGCACACCGCCGCTCTCGGCGCCGTCACCGCGGTGCTCGCCCTGGCCCTCACCGCCTGCGGCGGGGACGACACCGGCACGAAGTCCGCCGGCCCGGCGAGCACCGGCGCGTCGACCACCGCCTCCTCGGGCTCCGAGGGCACCTCGAAGACCGACGGGGCCTCGAAGGGCACGGACTCCGAAGGCACCTCGAAGACCGACGGCACCGTGCAGCACACCGGTACCTCGAAGAAGACGGGGACCTCCGGCAACAGCGCCGCGAGCGCCGGTGGCAACACCAGCGACAGCTACGCCTACAAGCACCCGTGCAGGAGCAGCGACCTGTCGGTGCGCGTGTACCCCCGCGAGGGCTCGGCCACCCAGCACGTGATCGAGATCAACAACACCGGCGCGAACTCCTGTGGCCTGAGCTACTTCCCGCAGGTCAGCCTGGGTGCCGCGAACGCCTCGGACCACAGCGGCGACATCAGGCCGGCGGTTCCCGGCGGCCTGGGCGGCGCGCCCGCGTACCCGGTCAAGCCCAAGACGGCCGCCATCGCGGTGATCGACCTCAACCCGGCCGGCAAGGGCGGCGTGACCTGGGTCAACGAGATGAACGTGCTGCCCGACGGCGACCACATGGCCAACGCCGACACGCAGAACTTCGACCTCGGCCCCGACGTCAAGGTCGACAGCCCGAAGCTGGGCCTGTACCGGAGCACGGTCGCCGAGGCAGTGAGCTCCATGCAGTCCGCAGGCTGA
- a CDS encoding alpha/beta hydrolase, protein MLILVRLLFVVTVVGAFDALTLASSIDAVDGRLLGMVLYASLPGITGFVLSFHLHTGGIWIRRGLVAVHAWLLLGALATLNDAENGRGVTQLVLPVVVLVLLSRAQSRAWFRLAPEQRAEKQRFSFVRMAKWRRDTGQTAMEYLGMILVVVALIGGLVATGIGGQLTGEIRNAICQLTGSACAPPGGDVVAGDGNGNGGGSGSGGGDGATSGAGTEGATVTGGSGSSGGNGSGGNGSGSGGSGSGGADTAGGSDSTGGSVGSGGSGSTGGSGISGGSGGSGGSGGSGETGGSEGLGGSEGTDGSSTEVNAGRQNPVDGSTGESEGGFLSGVVGDDGLMGDISGAIDTIAHPVDTVKGVVDQYSQAAKKAGGKWDKGQFIAAAWDASKGGGAFSGMPGSGTRVDAAVGESERKYLEERIPTNANAAAREFWWNGMTQEQRDRYLDLFPEKIGMMDGIPAADRDAANRRNLPNLISKLEGRTDKESQKKLAGLREIERQLKEGSQPPMYLIGISDEGNGRAIVSYGNPDTSKNVSAYVPGLNTALDEEFAKSGLKRARDTAIGAQGYDPSSAAIIWLGYDAPQTPDGLQSLAVAGTKRAEKGGAAYNEFMSGIVATNRTGDPHITAIGHSYGSRAVGAATQHPGGIPGVDDIILVGSPGVGVDNAADLGVGAGHVFVGAAENDPVTKLPSKTQVVVGAIGMVLGGPAGSYAAGDLADPGDDDLWFGKDPASKAFGARRFPVDPGKPMSFDSHSNYFTPSRDAVSADSIALIVSGNADRLKIEEYR, encoded by the coding sequence GTGCTGATTCTCGTCCGATTGCTCTTCGTCGTCACGGTCGTCGGCGCGTTCGACGCGCTGACCCTGGCCTCGTCGATCGATGCGGTGGACGGTCGGCTGCTGGGCATGGTGCTGTACGCGTCTCTGCCCGGCATCACGGGGTTCGTGCTGTCGTTCCATCTGCACACCGGAGGGATCTGGATCCGGCGCGGGCTCGTCGCCGTGCACGCCTGGCTCCTCCTCGGGGCGCTGGCGACGCTGAACGACGCGGAGAACGGCCGGGGCGTGACGCAGCTGGTGCTGCCCGTCGTCGTCCTCGTCCTGCTGTCCCGGGCCCAGTCGCGCGCCTGGTTCAGGCTCGCTCCCGAACAGCGCGCCGAGAAGCAGCGGTTCAGCTTCGTGCGGATGGCCAAGTGGCGTCGTGACACCGGTCAGACCGCGATGGAGTACCTGGGCATGATCCTCGTGGTCGTGGCCCTCATCGGCGGGCTCGTGGCCACGGGGATCGGCGGTCAGCTGACCGGCGAGATCCGGAACGCCATCTGCCAGCTGACCGGAAGCGCCTGTGCGCCGCCCGGCGGCGACGTGGTCGCCGGTGACGGGAACGGGAACGGCGGTGGCTCCGGCTCCGGCGGCGGTGACGGCGCGACTTCCGGGGCCGGGACCGAAGGCGCGACCGTGACCGGTGGTTCGGGTTCGTCCGGAGGCAATGGTTCCGGAGGCAACGGCTCCGGCTCCGGTGGTTCCGGCTCCGGCGGCGCGGACACGGCCGGCGGTTCCGACTCGACCGGTGGTTCTGTTGGTTCCGGCGGTTCCGGTTCGACTGGCGGTTCCGGCATTTCTGGTGGCTCCGGCGGCTCCGGCGGCTCCGGTGGTTCCGGCGAAACCGGCGGCTCCGAAGGCCTCGGTGGTTCGGAGGGAACCGACGGTTCTTCTACAGAGGTCAACGCGGGTAGACAAAACCCGGTCGACGGTTCCACCGGCGAATCCGAGGGCGGTTTCCTCTCCGGCGTCGTCGGTGACGACGGCCTGATGGGCGACATCAGCGGGGCGATCGACACGATCGCGCACCCCGTGGACACCGTGAAGGGCGTCGTCGACCAGTACTCCCAGGCCGCGAAGAAGGCCGGCGGCAAGTGGGACAAGGGCCAGTTCATCGCCGCCGCCTGGGACGCGAGCAAGGGCGGTGGGGCGTTCAGCGGGATGCCCGGTTCCGGTACGCGCGTCGATGCCGCCGTGGGCGAGTCGGAGCGCAAGTACCTCGAGGAGCGCATCCCGACCAACGCCAACGCGGCCGCCCGCGAGTTCTGGTGGAACGGGATGACCCAGGAACAGCGCGACCGTTACCTGGACCTCTTCCCGGAGAAGATCGGGATGATGGACGGGATCCCGGCGGCGGACCGGGACGCGGCGAACCGCCGGAACCTGCCGAACCTGATCTCGAAGCTGGAGGGGCGGACCGACAAGGAGTCGCAGAAGAAGCTCGCCGGGCTGCGGGAGATCGAGCGGCAGCTCAAGGAGGGCAGCCAGCCCCCGATGTACCTCATCGGCATCAGTGACGAGGGCAACGGGCGGGCCATCGTCTCCTACGGCAACCCCGACACCTCGAAGAACGTGTCGGCCTACGTGCCGGGGCTGAACACCGCCCTCGACGAGGAGTTCGCGAAGAGCGGCCTCAAGCGGGCCCGGGACACGGCGATCGGCGCCCAGGGCTACGACCCGTCCAGCGCGGCGATCATCTGGCTCGGGTACGACGCGCCGCAGACCCCGGACGGGCTGCAGAGCCTGGCGGTCGCGGGCACCAAGCGGGCGGAGAAGGGCGGTGCGGCCTACAACGAGTTCATGAGCGGCATCGTCGCCACCAACCGGACCGGTGATCCGCACATCACGGCCATCGGGCACTCCTACGGCTCGCGCGCCGTGGGTGCCGCGACCCAGCACCCCGGCGGCATTCCGGGCGTGGACGACATCATCCTGGTCGGCAGCCCCGGTGTGGGCGTGGACAACGCCGCGGACCTGGGCGTCGGTGCCGGGCACGTCTTCGTGGGTGCCGCGGAGAACGACCCGGTGACCAAGCTCCCGTCCAAGACGCAGGTGGTCGTGGGCGCGATCGGCATGGTGCTGGGCGGACCGGCCGGCTCCTACGCCGCGGGGGACCTGGCCGACCCGGGCGACGACGACCTCTGGTTCGGCAAGGACCCGGCGAGCAAGGCGTTCGGGGCCAGGCGGTTCCCGGTCGACCCGGGCAAGCCCATGAGCTTCGACTCGCACTCCAACTACTTCACCCCGTCACGGGACGCCGTCTCCGCGGACAGCATCGCTCTTATCGTGTCGGGGAACGCCGACCGGCTCAAGATTGAGGAGTACCGATGA
- a CDS encoding bifunctional lytic transglycosylase/C40 family peptidase, with protein MIGGIGAGVSMSFVALLVVGTYSAAAGLASSGGGGAVALAKGAVPAKYQALVEKWGNLCPAINPALLAAQLYQESGWNPRAESHAAAQGIAQFIPGTWAAHGIDGDKDGDRDVWDPADAIPSAASYDCEIAGYVKKVPGDPTDNMLAAYNAGAYRVIRSGGVPDIEETRNYVDIIRSLEKSFARPVGRVQPSQQAAGAIYFAQKKLGTPYLWGGNGTPEQNGRFDCSGLTQAAYRTVDIELPRVANDQYNAGPHPSRDELLPGDLVFFSEDLTNSRAIHHVGIYVGGGYMINAPYTGAVIRFDKIDTPDYFGATRVTEDGAAALPKDRPAA; from the coding sequence ATGATCGGTGGCATCGGTGCGGGCGTGTCCATGTCCTTCGTGGCACTGCTCGTCGTCGGTACGTACTCCGCCGCCGCCGGACTCGCGAGTTCCGGTGGTGGCGGAGCCGTCGCGCTGGCGAAGGGGGCCGTGCCCGCCAAGTACCAGGCCCTGGTGGAGAAGTGGGGCAACCTATGCCCCGCCATCAATCCGGCGCTGCTGGCCGCCCAGCTGTACCAGGAGAGCGGCTGGAACCCGCGGGCGGAGAGCCACGCCGCCGCCCAGGGCATCGCCCAGTTCATCCCGGGCACCTGGGCCGCGCACGGGATCGACGGCGACAAGGACGGCGACCGGGACGTGTGGGACCCGGCCGACGCGATCCCCTCCGCCGCCTCGTACGACTGCGAGATCGCCGGTTACGTGAAGAAGGTGCCGGGGGACCCGACGGACAACATGCTGGCCGCGTACAACGCCGGCGCGTACCGGGTGATCCGGTCCGGCGGCGTCCCGGACATCGAGGAGACGCGCAACTACGTCGACATCATCCGGTCCCTGGAGAAGAGCTTCGCCCGGCCCGTCGGACGGGTGCAGCCCTCGCAGCAGGCGGCCGGGGCGATCTACTTCGCCCAGAAGAAGCTCGGCACGCCGTACCTCTGGGGCGGGAACGGCACGCCCGAGCAGAACGGGCGGTTCGACTGCTCGGGGCTGACCCAGGCCGCGTACCGGACCGTCGACATCGAACTGCCGCGGGTGGCGAACGACCAGTACAACGCGGGGCCGCACCCCTCGCGGGACGAGCTGCTCCCGGGCGACCTGGTGTTCTTCTCGGAGGACCTGACCAACTCGCGGGCCATCCACCACGTGGGCATCTACGTCGGGGGCGGGTACATGATCAACGCTCCGTACACCGGGGCCGTGATCCGGTTCGACAAGATCGACACCCCCGACTACTTCGGGGCGACGAGGGTCACCGAGGACGGGGCCGCGGCTCTCCCGAAGGACCGGCCCGCCGCATGA
- a CDS encoding phosphatase PAP2 family protein, whose product MAGGLAMDGSNPDVSLLYDINGLAKSAPTWFDRVMEFVGEYGIMLGMVLVVLWCWWSVRRRGTAEDSVTAVAGIVWAPLAAGIALLINIPIRGFVERPRPFKDHQGLEVLVAGKTDFSFVSDHATMAMALGVGLFVANRKFGFAAIGLALAEGFCRIYMGVHYPTDVIGGFALGTAVALLLAPLAMMLLTPLVTAVARVDRFGWLVRSRKQTQVAPATGRAGTIGIPEPRPGTGGGVGEKDLAA is encoded by the coding sequence ATGGCTGGTGGACTCGCAATGGATGGGTCGAACCCCGACGTCAGCCTGCTCTACGACATCAACGGACTCGCGAAGTCCGCTCCCACCTGGTTCGACCGGGTCATGGAGTTCGTCGGCGAGTACGGGATCATGCTCGGCATGGTCCTGGTGGTCCTGTGGTGCTGGTGGAGCGTGCGCCGGCGCGGCACGGCCGAGGATTCGGTGACGGCGGTCGCCGGGATCGTCTGGGCGCCGCTCGCCGCCGGGATCGCGCTGCTGATCAACATTCCGATCCGCGGATTCGTGGAGCGTCCCCGCCCGTTCAAGGACCATCAGGGGCTGGAGGTCCTGGTGGCGGGGAAGACCGACTTCTCCTTCGTCAGTGACCACGCCACGATGGCGATGGCCCTGGGCGTCGGGCTCTTCGTGGCCAACCGGAAGTTCGGCTTCGCCGCGATCGGGCTGGCCCTGGCGGAGGGCTTCTGCCGGATCTACATGGGCGTCCACTACCCGACCGACGTCATCGGCGGATTCGCGCTCGGCACGGCCGTCGCCCTGCTGCTGGCCCCGCTGGCGATGATGCTGCTGACACCGCTGGTGACGGCCGTCGCACGCGTGGACCGGTTCGGATGGCTCGTGCGCTCGCGCAAGCAGACGCAGGTCGCCCCGGCCACCGGGCGGGCCGGGACGATCGGGATTCCCGAGCCGCGGCCGGGCACGGGCGGCGGCGTCGGCGAGAAGGACCTGGCGGCGTAG
- a CDS encoding FAD-binding oxidoreductase: MSPSPPPARRTLLTAGAAAALVGVATTACDGPPAPAPGASGTPGPRPASPTPSVPSSPSSPSRTASAGSADWSALAESLDGGLVRPQDASYPTARQLYNTRFDGLKPAAVAYVGHEADVRECLAFARRTGTPVSIRSGGHSYAGWSSGNGHLVIDVSALSRVERNGTIGAGAKLVDVYRNLARGGRTIPGGSCPTVGISGLTLGGGHGVAARAYGLTCDSLTAATLVTADGKTLTADARNHPDLFWALRGAGNGNFGVVTELTFRTSPAPQTVTAHLSWPWSRARSVVTAWQEWGPSQPDEIWSAAHLDAGPGGAAPTVSVAAFSLGTYGDLQNAVDRLADRIGAPASSVSLRRRGYEESMLVYAGCSGISEARCRLPGTTPGRSPQGTLGRETYAAASDFYDRSLPPAGVQALLDRTEAFTRIPASRGGGAGSVLLTALGGAVNRVSPQATAFVHRGARVLAQYIGAWDPGTAGSAQQDWLKNTHASMRRYASGAAYQNYTDPTLTDWRRAYYGSAADRLARLKKQYDPGRLFSFPQAL; this comes from the coding sequence ATGAGCCCGTCGCCCCCGCCCGCCCGGCGCACCCTGCTCACCGCGGGCGCCGCGGCGGCCCTCGTCGGCGTCGCCACCACCGCGTGCGACGGCCCGCCCGCTCCCGCCCCGGGCGCCTCCGGCACCCCGGGCCCACGCCCCGCCTCGCCCACCCCGTCCGTCCCGTCGTCCCCCTCGTCCCCATCGCGGACCGCCTCCGCCGGGTCCGCCGACTGGTCCGCCCTGGCCGAGAGCCTCGACGGCGGCCTCGTACGACCGCAGGACGCGTCCTATCCGACCGCCCGTCAGCTCTACAACACCCGCTTCGACGGCCTGAAGCCCGCCGCCGTCGCCTACGTCGGCCACGAGGCGGACGTCCGCGAGTGCCTGGCCTTCGCCCGCCGCACCGGCACCCCGGTGTCCATCCGCAGCGGTGGCCACTCGTACGCGGGCTGGTCGAGCGGGAACGGACACCTCGTCATCGACGTCTCCGCGCTGTCCCGCGTCGAGCGGAACGGCACGATCGGGGCGGGCGCCAAGCTCGTCGACGTCTACCGGAACCTCGCCCGCGGCGGCCGGACGATACCCGGCGGCTCCTGCCCCACGGTCGGCATATCCGGCCTCACCCTCGGCGGCGGCCACGGCGTCGCCGCCCGCGCGTACGGCCTGACCTGCGACAGCCTGACCGCGGCGACCCTCGTCACGGCCGACGGCAAGACCCTCACCGCGGACGCCAGGAACCATCCGGACCTCTTCTGGGCGCTGCGCGGCGCGGGCAACGGCAACTTCGGCGTGGTCACCGAGCTGACCTTCCGCACCAGCCCGGCCCCGCAGACCGTCACCGCCCACCTGTCATGGCCGTGGTCGCGCGCCCGGTCCGTCGTCACGGCCTGGCAGGAGTGGGGGCCGTCCCAGCCCGACGAGATCTGGTCCGCCGCCCACCTCGACGCGGGTCCGGGCGGTGCCGCCCCGACCGTCTCGGTCGCCGCGTTCAGCCTCGGCACGTACGGCGACCTCCAGAACGCCGTGGACCGGCTCGCCGACCGGATCGGCGCCCCGGCCTCCTCCGTCTCGCTGCGCCGCCGCGGCTACGAGGAGTCGATGCTGGTGTACGCGGGCTGCTCGGGCATCTCCGAGGCCCGGTGCCGGCTGCCGGGCACGACGCCCGGCCGCAGCCCGCAGGGCACGCTCGGCCGCGAGACCTACGCCGCCGCCTCCGACTTCTACGACCGCTCCCTGCCCCCGGCGGGCGTGCAGGCCCTGCTCGACCGGACCGAGGCGTTCACCCGGATTCCCGCCTCGCGGGGCGGGGGCGCCGGTTCCGTCCTGCTCACCGCGCTCGGCGGGGCCGTCAACCGGGTCTCCCCGCAGGCGACGGCCTTCGTCCACCGCGGCGCGCGCGTGCTCGCCCAGTACATCGGGGCCTGGGACCCCGGCACGGCGGGCAGCGCCCAGCAGGACTGGCTGAAAAACACCCATGCCTCGATGCGCCGGTACGCGTCCGGGGCGGCGTACCAGAACTACACCGACCCGACGCTGACCGACTGGCGCCGCGCCTACTACGGCTCGGCGGCGGACCGTCTCGCCAGGCTGAAGAAGCAGTACGACCCCGGACGCCTCTTCTCCTTCCCGCAGGCCCTCTGA
- a CDS encoding metal-sensitive transcriptional regulator yields the protein MTTTETAGTTTATAETESVVTDHDRGIHGYHHQKSEHLKRLRRIEGQIRGLQRMVDEDVYCIDILTQVSASTKALQSFALQLLEEHLRHCVADAAVKGGEEIDAKVEEATKAIARLLRT from the coding sequence ATGACCACCACCGAGACCGCCGGAACCACCACCGCCACCGCGGAAACCGAATCGGTCGTCACCGATCACGACCGCGGCATCCACGGCTATCACCACCAGAAGAGCGAACACCTCAAGCGACTGCGCCGGATCGAGGGTCAGATCCGCGGACTCCAGCGCATGGTCGACGAGGACGTCTACTGCATCGACATACTGACCCAGGTCTCGGCGTCCACGAAGGCGCTCCAGTCCTTCGCGCTCCAGCTGCTGGAGGAGCACCTGCGGCACTGCGTCGCGGACGCGGCGGTCAAGGGCGGGGAGGAGATCGACGCCAAGGTCGAGGAGGCCACGAAGGCGATCGCCCGGCTGCTGCGCACCTGA
- a CDS encoding DUF47 family protein has protein sequence MRFRLTPRETSFYDMFSASADNIVTGSKLLMELLGADSASRAEIAERMRAAEHAGDDATHAIFHQLNSSFITPFDREDIYNLASSLDDIMDFMEEAVDLVVLYQVEELPKGIAQQIEVLARAAELTAEAMPGLRTMDNLTEYWIEVNRLENQADQIHRKLLAHLFNGKYDAIEVLKLKQIVDVLEEAADAFEHVANTVETIAVKES, from the coding sequence GTGCGCTTTCGTCTGACCCCCAGGGAGACGAGCTTCTACGACATGTTCTCCGCATCCGCGGACAACATCGTCACGGGCTCGAAACTCCTGATGGAATTGCTCGGGGCGGACTCTGCCTCCCGGGCCGAGATCGCGGAACGCATGCGGGCAGCGGAGCACGCGGGAGACGACGCGACCCACGCGATCTTCCACCAGCTGAACTCCTCTTTCATCACGCCGTTCGACCGCGAGGACATTTACAACCTCGCATCGTCGCTCGACGACATCATGGACTTCATGGAGGAGGCCGTCGACCTGGTCGTGCTGTACCAGGTCGAGGAACTCCCCAAGGGCATCGCCCAGCAGATCGAGGTGCTGGCCCGCGCGGCCGAGCTGACCGCCGAGGCGATGCCGGGGCTGCGGACGATGGACAACCTCACCGAGTACTGGATCGAGGTGAACCGCCTGGAGAACCAGGCGGACCAGATCCACCGCAAGCTGCTCGCCCACCTCTTCAACGGCAAGTACGACGCCATCGAGGTGCTGAAGCTCAAGCAGATCGTGGACGTGCTGGAAGAGGCTGCCGACGCGTTCGAGCACGTCGCCAACACGGTGGAGACCATCGCGGTCAAGGAGTCCTGA